A region of Notolabrus celidotus isolate fNotCel1 chromosome 4, fNotCel1.pri, whole genome shotgun sequence DNA encodes the following proteins:
- the LOC117812052 gene encoding uncharacterized protein LOC117812052 isoform X1: MSGTDLLRMLVNERLAAAAEEIFVLVEKTISEYQDEVVCSKREIYQLKLQLEHLSVLKPGVQSLKADTQLVTGELLPSLQLCDIKVEQIPVLVQTEIQEHPQVKEEQEDECISPDMETDLSNSAECRLPKPEPTTSCKIFPSIAAATVSVNENTDNRWRESDGSSSPGQGHSTEVIMDQGQLAKEEESLPFCVLKDMDTVNNAVPNEWTAPLSFSDTPHTQPNHPGPSLIKTQNSWISKLEIPWNKLPASLLQALTRGTKACATDRRAMVRAVVSAMQAHCPNPNKAACIEVAKMILSKYPGTFADTTAERGVFGKSLFSLVHKLKTRIENVNRYKNCKRK; encoded by the exons ATGTCGGGGACGGATCTGCTCAGGATGCTGGTGAACGAGCGACTAGCAGCGGCTGCAGAGGAAATATTTGTGCTTGTTGAAAAGACAATATCTGAGTATCAGGATGAAGTTGTTTGCTCCAAGAGGGAAATATACCAGCTGAAACTGCAGCTCGAGCACCTCTCCGTTTTAAAACCTGGAGTACAATCATTAAAAGCAG aTACACAGCTTGTTACTGGGGAGCTGCTACCTTCACTGCAGCTTTGTGACATTAAAGTGGAGCAGATTCCAGTCCTGGTGCAAACAGAGATCCAAGAGCACCCACAGGTcaaagaggaacaggaggatGAGTGTATCAGCCCGGACATGGAGACTGATCTTTCCAACAGTGCAGAATGCAGACttcccaaaccagaaccaacaaCTTCCTGTAAGATTTTTCCGTCTATCGCTGCTGCCACTGTGAGTgttaatgaaaacacagacaacagatGGAGAGAAAGTGATGGATCATCGTCCCCTGGTCAGGGTCATAGCACTGAAGTCATTATGGACCAGGGACAGCTGGCAAAGGAGGAAGAGTCTCTCCCTTTTTGTG TGCTTAAAGATATGGATACTGTCAACAACGCTGTGCCTAATGAATGGACTGCGCCCCTCTCCTTCTCGGACACCCCTCATACACAGCCAAACCATCCTGGACCCtctttgataaaaacacaaaactcatGGATAAGCAAGTTAGAAATCCCGTGGAACAAATTGCCTGCTTCACTCTTACAGGCCTTAACAAGAGGAACGAAGGCCTGCGCTACAGATAGACGAGCCATGGTGAGAGCTGTGGTGAGCGCCATGCAGGCACATTGTCCAAACCCCAACAAAGCTGCCTGTATAGAGGTAGCAAAAATGATTCTGTCAAAATATCCAGGTACTTTTGCAGACACAACAGCGGAACGAGGAGTATTTGGGAAAAGCTTATTTTCACTTGTGCATAAGCTCAAGACAAGAATTGAAAATGTCAACCGTTACAAAAATTGTAAGaggaaatga
- the LOC117812052 gene encoding uncharacterized protein LOC117812052 isoform X2 → MSGTDLLRMLVNERLAAAAEEIFVLVEKTISEYQDEVVCSKREIYQLKLQLEHLSVLKPGVQSLKADTQLVTGELLPSLQLCDIKVEQIPVLVQTEIQEHPQVKEEQEDECISPDMETDLSNSAECRLPKPEPTTSLLKDMDTVNNAVPNEWTAPLSFSDTPHTQPNHPGPSLIKTQNSWISKLEIPWNKLPASLLQALTRGTKACATDRRAMVRAVVSAMQAHCPNPNKAACIEVAKMILSKYPGTFADTTAERGVFGKSLFSLVHKLKTRIENVNRYKNCKRK, encoded by the exons ATGTCGGGGACGGATCTGCTCAGGATGCTGGTGAACGAGCGACTAGCAGCGGCTGCAGAGGAAATATTTGTGCTTGTTGAAAAGACAATATCTGAGTATCAGGATGAAGTTGTTTGCTCCAAGAGGGAAATATACCAGCTGAAACTGCAGCTCGAGCACCTCTCCGTTTTAAAACCTGGAGTACAATCATTAAAAGCAG aTACACAGCTTGTTACTGGGGAGCTGCTACCTTCACTGCAGCTTTGTGACATTAAAGTGGAGCAGATTCCAGTCCTGGTGCAAACAGAGATCCAAGAGCACCCACAGGTcaaagaggaacaggaggatGAGTGTATCAGCCCGGACATGGAGACTGATCTTTCCAACAGTGCAGAATGCAGACttcccaaaccagaaccaacaaCTTCCT TGCTTAAAGATATGGATACTGTCAACAACGCTGTGCCTAATGAATGGACTGCGCCCCTCTCCTTCTCGGACACCCCTCATACACAGCCAAACCATCCTGGACCCtctttgataaaaacacaaaactcatGGATAAGCAAGTTAGAAATCCCGTGGAACAAATTGCCTGCTTCACTCTTACAGGCCTTAACAAGAGGAACGAAGGCCTGCGCTACAGATAGACGAGCCATGGTGAGAGCTGTGGTGAGCGCCATGCAGGCACATTGTCCAAACCCCAACAAAGCTGCCTGTATAGAGGTAGCAAAAATGATTCTGTCAAAATATCCAGGTACTTTTGCAGACACAACAGCGGAACGAGGAGTATTTGGGAAAAGCTTATTTTCACTTGTGCATAAGCTCAAGACAAGAATTGAAAATGTCAACCGTTACAAAAATTGTAAGaggaaatga
- the LOC117812023 gene encoding gastrula zinc finger protein XlCGF17.1-like, whose product MKEEPIPVPVGAEMREPPQIKEENVDVCVSPDTEVDHSSSAVVKLPKSEPTSDSEQSPDPPAANEGVNQCMDDDEWDEDDGSSPGPSVDVIVNLEQPARDEKKCRFCGKNFRKDACLIWHVKRSHSGKKAFRCLKCNNVFEQRGHLVQHTKKHIERKPFKCAFCDRIFAQNSSCIVHMRVHTGEKPYFCNNCGKSFAISKHLKLCKLQNKAKVPPKNGDTEENATEDKRLSCFGCEKKFRYNYQLIQHSRIHTGEKPFSCNVCGKTFTQRSSLNVHQRVHTGEKPYFCKNCGISFSSKEHLKFCSSKSKEKSFRCEKCGKTFFTNSELEVHFEVHAAWKTHMNKKQQEPELEETKPTSM is encoded by the coding sequence ATGAAGGAGGAACCGATTCCAGTCCCTGTGGGAGCAGAGATGAGAGAGCCCCCACAGATCAAAGAAGAgaatgtggatgtgtgtgttagtcCAGACACAGAGGTAGATCATTCCAGCAGTGCTGTGGTCAAACTTCCTAAATCAGAGCCGACCAGTGACAGTGAGCAGTCCCCCGACCCCCCGGCTGCTAATGAGGGTGTAAACCAATGCATGGATGATGATGAATGGGATGAAGATGATGGATCATCGCCTGGTCCTAGTGTTGATGTGATTGTGAATCTGGAACAGCCTGCAAGGGATGAAAAAAAGTGTCGGTTTTGTGGTAAAAATTTTAGGAAAGACGCCTGTCTTATTTGGCATGTAAAGAGGAGTCACAGCGGAAAGAAAGCCTTTAGATGTCTGAAGTGCAACAATGTTTTTGAGCAAAGGGGACACCTAGTGCAGCATACGAAAAAACACATCGAAAGAAAACCCTTCAAGTGTGCTTTTTGTGACAGAATATTTGCACAGAACTCAAGTTGTATTGTTCACATGCGAGTGCACACTGGAGAAAAACCCTATTTCTGTAACAACTGTGGCAAAAGTTTTGCCAtaagcaaacatttaaaactgtgCAAATTGCAGAATAAAGCCAAGGTCCCTCCAAAAAATGGGGACACAGAGGAGAATGCCACAGAAGACAAACGCCTCAGTTGCTTTGGATGCGAAAAAAAGTTCAGATATAACTACCAACTTATTCAGCATTCCAGAATTCACACGGGGGAAAAACCTTTCAGTTGTAACGTTTGTGGTAAAACCTTCACTCAACGCTCCAGTCTTAATGTTCACCAGAGGGTGCACACTGGAGAGAAACCATACTTTTGTAAGAATTGTGGCATAAGTTTTTCAAGTAAGGAGCATCTTAAGTTCTGCTCAAGCAAAAGCAAGGAGAAGTCCTTCCGCTGCGAAAAATGTGGCAAAACCTTTTTCACAAACTCCGAGCTGGAGGTGCACTTTGAGGTTCATGCGGCATGgaaaacacacatgaataaGAAACAGCAAGAACCTGAACTAGAAGAGACAAAACCCACAAGCATGTAA
- the aftphb gene encoding aftiphilin isoform X1, translating into MEPHIVPLHPSSPPLLDDDGDGEIGSEDDEFGGFSVGPSFSSPGFVDSNDPPSSLRYSSSSMKPANHPPNSSFNHPIEQSLVPQPPSTVNSGSNKGQVKVERQDCDSESLVHLTNGYSDGNHSPAASAGGACSPREETGFADFTVFTDQAAHPWCCGFTPLVGVKEKNSSRSLGGQICNPKQEVIMESEPRSHSVSQAKENICTVKHCEKRDAALMQPSQDQQQPQEAAATALDFPSEQPPREEDLGDPGDSRHSFDSLSTTGMHGDGDSDEDSKYWEKNISTVPQTFSVCESASDISFCDDLSFDGPSADFEPNVSSLGSPEDQTDWDPTDDEEELENFRLADSFASNNGANPRESETGTGFHYFYQSATQDTSATSQSGTHTDSSFADFRDCGVEHHRDQESVQTADAGVQILGNLPPSDSFADFCSAPTREDGEELWAEFKDQRAHGERKSWTPSREQVSSLKSDESTEEDRVGQHGESRRNSCQASLSGRVQQLLLSSFPEVGVPAVEGVEEVLSLSTLLPDQHLSERDDKEVPELCERSRSVQRAMWWLHQDLHNAAGLQFQWGGSHTNRTLLRCLGVDTRNIVFMGMKKQPVAVPAYASSLGMLEPTKDSVPAVCSPGHTAVTAQVPPESQVTPDPSGDSGPEVLPSSQLDWSNRGLSSSQDAHNNPQPLSPLVSTDCSALNLDYFGPEKESRSCYSSSSSSRSNSPPPGVDRELYELTISKLETSATSSHMEDTLNRLMSTAEKTITSVRKTQRDEELSAEASRVISGLPNLSFMRAKVLMFPAVLVPKECCSPKLQ; encoded by the exons ATGGAGCCACACATCGTGCCCCTGcacccctcttcccctcccctactggatgatgatggtgatggcgAGATAGGATCGGAAGATGACGAGTTTGGGGGATTCTCTGTTGGGccatccttctcctctcctggcTTTGTTGATTCTAATGATCCACCATCCAGCCTCAGATATTCTTCTTCCAGCATGAAGCCAGCCAACCATCCAcctaacagcagctttaaccatCCAATAGAACAATCTCTAGTTCCCCAACCCCCTTCCACTGTGAACTCAGGGTCCAACAAGGGCCAGGTGAAGGTGGAAAGGCAGGATTGTGATTCTGAATCACTTGTGCACCTCACTAATGGGTATTCTGATGGAAACCACAGCCCTGCAGCCTCTGCAGGAGGTGCATGCTCTCCCAGAGAAGAAACAGGTTTTGCTGATTTCACCGTGTTTACAGATCAGGCTGCACATCCTTGGTGCTGTGGTTTCACTCCCTTGGTTGGCGTTAAAGAGAAAAACTCTTCCAGGAGCTTAGGTGGGCAAATCTGTAATCCAAAACAGGAGGTCATTATGGAGTCTGAGCCCAGGTCTCATTCTGTGTCACAGGCTAAAGAAAATATTTGCACTGTCAAGCACTGTGAGAAAAGAGatgcagcactcatgcagccatCTCAGGACCAGCAACAGCCTCAGGAAGCTGCTGCAACAGCTTTGGATTTTCCATCTGAACAGCCTCCTAGAGAGGAGGACTTAGGCGATCCTGGAGACAGTAGACATAGTTTTGATTCTTTATCCACCACAGGGATGCACGGGGATGGAGATTCAGATGAAGACAGTAAATATTGggaaaagaacatttctacTGTTCCCCAAACATTCAGTGTATGTGAGTCAGCTTCAGATATATCCTTCTGTGATGATTTGTCATTTGATGGCCCTTCTGCAGACTTTGAACCAAATGTTTCATCTCTTGGTTCACCAGAGGATCAGACTGACTGGGACCCGACTGATGATGAGGAAGAACTTGAAAACTTTAGACTTGCAGACTCTTTTGCCAGTAACAACGGGGCAAATCCCAGAGAGTCTGAAACAGGGACAGGTTTTCATTACTTCTACCAATCCGCAACTCAGGATACTTCTGCTACCTCACAATCTGGAACACATACAGACAGCAGTTTTGCAGACTTTAGAGACTGTGGCGTCGAGCACCACAGGGACCAAGAGAGTGTCCAAACAGCTGATGCAGGGGTGCAAATTCTAGGCAACCTCCCACCCAGTGACAGctttgcagatttttgctcAGCACCCACGcgggaggatggagaggagttGTGGGCGGAGTTTAAAGACCAGAGGGCTCATGGGGAGAGAAAAAGTTGGACTCCGTCCCGAGAGCAAGTCAGCAGCCTGAAGAGTGATGAGAGCACGGAGGAGGACAGGGTGGGGCAGCATGgagaaagcaggaggaacagctgTCAG GCGTCACTCTCCGGCCGTGTCCAGCAGCTTCTTCTGTCCAGTTTTCCAGAGGTGGGGGTCCCAGCTGTGGAGGGTGTGGAGGAGGTGCTCAGCCTCAGCACTCTGCTTCCTGACCAACACCTTTCTGAGAGAGATGATAAGGAAGTACCAGAACTCTGTGAAAGATCTCGGAG TGTTCAGAGGGCAATGTGGTGGTTACACCAGGACCTCCACAATGCAGCTGGCCTCCAGTTTCAGTGGGGAGGATCCCACACAAACAGGACTCTGCTCAGGTGCCTTGGTGTGGACACAAGGAATATT GTGTTCATGGGCATGAAGAAGCAGCCAGTGGCTGTTCCTGCTTATGCATCCAGCCTG GGAATGCTAGAGCCCACCAAAGACTCTGTGCCAGCTGTCTGTTCTCCAGGACACACAGCTGTCACAGCACaagttcctccagagtctcaGGTCACACCTGACCCCTCCGGAGATTCAGGGCCG GAGGTGCTTCCCTCCAGCCAGCTGGACTGGAGCAACCGTGGCCTTAGCAGCTCTCAGGACG CCCACAACAATCCTCAGCCACTGTCTCCTCTTGTTAGCACAGACTGCTCTGCTCTGAACCTGGATTATTTTGGTCCTGAGAAGGAGAGCAGATCCtgctacagcagcagcagcagcagtcgtAGCAACAGTCCTCCTCCAG GAGTTGATCGTGAGCTGTATGAGTTGACCATCAGCAAACTGGAAACCAGCGCTACCAGCAGTCACATGGAGGACACTTTGAATCGTCTGATGTCCACTGCAGAGAAAACCATCACTTCAGTCAG GAAAACACAGCGGGATGAAGAGCTCAGTGCAGAAGCCAGCAGGGTGATTTCTGGACTACCTAACCTGTCTTTTATGCGGGCCAAGGTCCTCATGTTCCCAGCTGTCCTCGTACCCAAAGAGTGCTGTTCCCCTAAATTACAGTGA
- the aftphb gene encoding aftiphilin isoform X2: MEPHIVPLHPSSPPLLDDDGDGEIGSEDDEFGGFSVGPSFSSPGFVDSNDPPSSLRYSSSSMKPANHPPNSSFNHPIEQSLVPQPPSTVNSGSNKGQVKVERQDCDSESLVHLTNGYSDGNHSPAASAGGACSPREETGFADFTVFTDQAAHPWCCGFTPLVGVKEKNSSRSLGGQICNPKQEVIMESEPRSHSVSQAKENICTVKHCEKRDAALMQPSQDQQQPQEAAATALDFPSEQPPREEDLGDPGDSRHSFDSLSTTGMHGDGDSDEDSKYWEKNISTVPQTFSVCESASDISFCDDLSFDGPSADFEPNVSSLGSPEDQTDWDPTDDEEELENFRLADSFASNNGANPRESETGTGFHYFYQSATQDTSATSQSGTHTDSSFADFRDCGVEHHRDQESVQTADAGVQILGNLPPSDSFADFCSAPTREDGEELWAEFKDQRAHGERKSWTPSREQVSSLKSDESTEEDRVGQHGESRRNSCQASLSGRVQQLLLSSFPEVGVPAVEGVEEVLSLSTLLPDQHLSERDDKEVPELCERSRSVQRAMWWLHQDLHNAAGLQFQWGGSHTNRTLLRCLGVDTRNIVFMGMKKQPVAVPAYASSLGMLEPTKDSVPAVCSPGHTAVTAQVPPESQVTPDPSGDSGPEVLPSSQLDWSNRGLSSSQDDCSALNLDYFGPEKESRSCYSSSSSSRSNSPPPGVDRELYELTISKLETSATSSHMEDTLNRLMSTAEKTITSVRKTQRDEELSAEASRVISGLPNLSFMRAKVLMFPAVLVPKECCSPKLQ, encoded by the exons ATGGAGCCACACATCGTGCCCCTGcacccctcttcccctcccctactggatgatgatggtgatggcgAGATAGGATCGGAAGATGACGAGTTTGGGGGATTCTCTGTTGGGccatccttctcctctcctggcTTTGTTGATTCTAATGATCCACCATCCAGCCTCAGATATTCTTCTTCCAGCATGAAGCCAGCCAACCATCCAcctaacagcagctttaaccatCCAATAGAACAATCTCTAGTTCCCCAACCCCCTTCCACTGTGAACTCAGGGTCCAACAAGGGCCAGGTGAAGGTGGAAAGGCAGGATTGTGATTCTGAATCACTTGTGCACCTCACTAATGGGTATTCTGATGGAAACCACAGCCCTGCAGCCTCTGCAGGAGGTGCATGCTCTCCCAGAGAAGAAACAGGTTTTGCTGATTTCACCGTGTTTACAGATCAGGCTGCACATCCTTGGTGCTGTGGTTTCACTCCCTTGGTTGGCGTTAAAGAGAAAAACTCTTCCAGGAGCTTAGGTGGGCAAATCTGTAATCCAAAACAGGAGGTCATTATGGAGTCTGAGCCCAGGTCTCATTCTGTGTCACAGGCTAAAGAAAATATTTGCACTGTCAAGCACTGTGAGAAAAGAGatgcagcactcatgcagccatCTCAGGACCAGCAACAGCCTCAGGAAGCTGCTGCAACAGCTTTGGATTTTCCATCTGAACAGCCTCCTAGAGAGGAGGACTTAGGCGATCCTGGAGACAGTAGACATAGTTTTGATTCTTTATCCACCACAGGGATGCACGGGGATGGAGATTCAGATGAAGACAGTAAATATTGggaaaagaacatttctacTGTTCCCCAAACATTCAGTGTATGTGAGTCAGCTTCAGATATATCCTTCTGTGATGATTTGTCATTTGATGGCCCTTCTGCAGACTTTGAACCAAATGTTTCATCTCTTGGTTCACCAGAGGATCAGACTGACTGGGACCCGACTGATGATGAGGAAGAACTTGAAAACTTTAGACTTGCAGACTCTTTTGCCAGTAACAACGGGGCAAATCCCAGAGAGTCTGAAACAGGGACAGGTTTTCATTACTTCTACCAATCCGCAACTCAGGATACTTCTGCTACCTCACAATCTGGAACACATACAGACAGCAGTTTTGCAGACTTTAGAGACTGTGGCGTCGAGCACCACAGGGACCAAGAGAGTGTCCAAACAGCTGATGCAGGGGTGCAAATTCTAGGCAACCTCCCACCCAGTGACAGctttgcagatttttgctcAGCACCCACGcgggaggatggagaggagttGTGGGCGGAGTTTAAAGACCAGAGGGCTCATGGGGAGAGAAAAAGTTGGACTCCGTCCCGAGAGCAAGTCAGCAGCCTGAAGAGTGATGAGAGCACGGAGGAGGACAGGGTGGGGCAGCATGgagaaagcaggaggaacagctgTCAG GCGTCACTCTCCGGCCGTGTCCAGCAGCTTCTTCTGTCCAGTTTTCCAGAGGTGGGGGTCCCAGCTGTGGAGGGTGTGGAGGAGGTGCTCAGCCTCAGCACTCTGCTTCCTGACCAACACCTTTCTGAGAGAGATGATAAGGAAGTACCAGAACTCTGTGAAAGATCTCGGAG TGTTCAGAGGGCAATGTGGTGGTTACACCAGGACCTCCACAATGCAGCTGGCCTCCAGTTTCAGTGGGGAGGATCCCACACAAACAGGACTCTGCTCAGGTGCCTTGGTGTGGACACAAGGAATATT GTGTTCATGGGCATGAAGAAGCAGCCAGTGGCTGTTCCTGCTTATGCATCCAGCCTG GGAATGCTAGAGCCCACCAAAGACTCTGTGCCAGCTGTCTGTTCTCCAGGACACACAGCTGTCACAGCACaagttcctccagagtctcaGGTCACACCTGACCCCTCCGGAGATTCAGGGCCG GAGGTGCTTCCCTCCAGCCAGCTGGACTGGAGCAACCGTGGCCTTAGCAGCTCTCAGGACG ACTGCTCTGCTCTGAACCTGGATTATTTTGGTCCTGAGAAGGAGAGCAGATCCtgctacagcagcagcagcagcagtcgtAGCAACAGTCCTCCTCCAG GAGTTGATCGTGAGCTGTATGAGTTGACCATCAGCAAACTGGAAACCAGCGCTACCAGCAGTCACATGGAGGACACTTTGAATCGTCTGATGTCCACTGCAGAGAAAACCATCACTTCAGTCAG GAAAACACAGCGGGATGAAGAGCTCAGTGCAGAAGCCAGCAGGGTGATTTCTGGACTACCTAACCTGTCTTTTATGCGGGCCAAGGTCCTCATGTTCCCAGCTGTCCTCGTACCCAAAGAGTGCTGTTCCCCTAAATTACAGTGA
- the aftphb gene encoding aftiphilin isoform X3, with amino-acid sequence MEPHIVPLHPSSPPLLDDDGDGEIGSEDDEFGGFSVGPSFSSPGFVDSNDPPSSLRYSSSSMKPANHPPNSSFNHPIEQSLVPQPPSTVNSGSNKGQVKVERQDCDSESLVHLTNGYSDGNHSPAASAGGACSPREETGFADFTVFTDQAAHPWCCGFTPLVGVKEKNSSRSLGGQICNPKQEVIMESEPRSHSVSQAKENICTVKHCEKRDAALMQPSQDQQQPQEAAATALDFPSEQPPREEDLGDPGDSRHSFDSLSTTGMHGDGDSDEDSKYWEKNISTVPQTFSVCESASDISFCDDLSFDGPSADFEPNVSSLGSPEDQTDWDPTDDEEELENFRLADSFASNNGANPRESETGTGFHYFYQSATQDTSATSQSGTHTDSSFADFRDCGVEHHRDQESVQTADAGVQILGNLPPSDSFADFCSAPTREDGEELWAEFKDQRAHGERKSWTPSREQVSSLKSDESTEEDRVGQHGESRRNSCQASLSGRVQQLLLSSFPEVGVPAVEGVEEVLSLSTLLPDQHLSERDDKEVPELCERSRSVQRAMWWLHQDLHNAAGLQFQWGGSHTNRTLLRCLGVDTRNIVFMGMKKQPVAVPAYASSLGMLEPTKDSVPAVCSPGHTAVTAQVPPESQVTPDPSGDSGPEVLPSSQLDWSNRGLSSSQDDTLVNISYGQSAPLVVGKP; translated from the exons ATGGAGCCACACATCGTGCCCCTGcacccctcttcccctcccctactggatgatgatggtgatggcgAGATAGGATCGGAAGATGACGAGTTTGGGGGATTCTCTGTTGGGccatccttctcctctcctggcTTTGTTGATTCTAATGATCCACCATCCAGCCTCAGATATTCTTCTTCCAGCATGAAGCCAGCCAACCATCCAcctaacagcagctttaaccatCCAATAGAACAATCTCTAGTTCCCCAACCCCCTTCCACTGTGAACTCAGGGTCCAACAAGGGCCAGGTGAAGGTGGAAAGGCAGGATTGTGATTCTGAATCACTTGTGCACCTCACTAATGGGTATTCTGATGGAAACCACAGCCCTGCAGCCTCTGCAGGAGGTGCATGCTCTCCCAGAGAAGAAACAGGTTTTGCTGATTTCACCGTGTTTACAGATCAGGCTGCACATCCTTGGTGCTGTGGTTTCACTCCCTTGGTTGGCGTTAAAGAGAAAAACTCTTCCAGGAGCTTAGGTGGGCAAATCTGTAATCCAAAACAGGAGGTCATTATGGAGTCTGAGCCCAGGTCTCATTCTGTGTCACAGGCTAAAGAAAATATTTGCACTGTCAAGCACTGTGAGAAAAGAGatgcagcactcatgcagccatCTCAGGACCAGCAACAGCCTCAGGAAGCTGCTGCAACAGCTTTGGATTTTCCATCTGAACAGCCTCCTAGAGAGGAGGACTTAGGCGATCCTGGAGACAGTAGACATAGTTTTGATTCTTTATCCACCACAGGGATGCACGGGGATGGAGATTCAGATGAAGACAGTAAATATTGggaaaagaacatttctacTGTTCCCCAAACATTCAGTGTATGTGAGTCAGCTTCAGATATATCCTTCTGTGATGATTTGTCATTTGATGGCCCTTCTGCAGACTTTGAACCAAATGTTTCATCTCTTGGTTCACCAGAGGATCAGACTGACTGGGACCCGACTGATGATGAGGAAGAACTTGAAAACTTTAGACTTGCAGACTCTTTTGCCAGTAACAACGGGGCAAATCCCAGAGAGTCTGAAACAGGGACAGGTTTTCATTACTTCTACCAATCCGCAACTCAGGATACTTCTGCTACCTCACAATCTGGAACACATACAGACAGCAGTTTTGCAGACTTTAGAGACTGTGGCGTCGAGCACCACAGGGACCAAGAGAGTGTCCAAACAGCTGATGCAGGGGTGCAAATTCTAGGCAACCTCCCACCCAGTGACAGctttgcagatttttgctcAGCACCCACGcgggaggatggagaggagttGTGGGCGGAGTTTAAAGACCAGAGGGCTCATGGGGAGAGAAAAAGTTGGACTCCGTCCCGAGAGCAAGTCAGCAGCCTGAAGAGTGATGAGAGCACGGAGGAGGACAGGGTGGGGCAGCATGgagaaagcaggaggaacagctgTCAG GCGTCACTCTCCGGCCGTGTCCAGCAGCTTCTTCTGTCCAGTTTTCCAGAGGTGGGGGTCCCAGCTGTGGAGGGTGTGGAGGAGGTGCTCAGCCTCAGCACTCTGCTTCCTGACCAACACCTTTCTGAGAGAGATGATAAGGAAGTACCAGAACTCTGTGAAAGATCTCGGAG TGTTCAGAGGGCAATGTGGTGGTTACACCAGGACCTCCACAATGCAGCTGGCCTCCAGTTTCAGTGGGGAGGATCCCACACAAACAGGACTCTGCTCAGGTGCCTTGGTGTGGACACAAGGAATATT GTGTTCATGGGCATGAAGAAGCAGCCAGTGGCTGTTCCTGCTTATGCATCCAGCCTG GGAATGCTAGAGCCCACCAAAGACTCTGTGCCAGCTGTCTGTTCTCCAGGACACACAGCTGTCACAGCACaagttcctccagagtctcaGGTCACACCTGACCCCTCCGGAGATTCAGGGCCG GAGGTGCTTCCCTCCAGCCAGCTGGACTGGAGCAACCGTGGCCTTAGCAGCTCTCAGGACG ATACTCTGGTGAATATATCTTATGGTCAATCTGCTCCACTTGTCGTGGGGAAGCCTTGA